In the Ciconia boyciana chromosome 25, ASM3463844v1, whole genome shotgun sequence genome, TAACcgggattccccccccccaccttgcACCCCCTTTAATCCCCACCTTAGACTAAATCTATcgtaaatattaaatataaatatgaattCCCACTTTATAACAAACTTAGCGTAAATTTATCGCCCCCTTCGTACCTGCGGCATCCTGCGTTCGCTGCTGGGAAAGGCTGCGGTGCACCCCAGCCCCCGTTAGCATCGTTAATTAGCCCTTTAATGAGGATGAGCTCCAGCAGTGgcacccacctcccccccccaccccgataCAAAGGATTTTGGGGCGTTTCCCCACCGTTTTGGGTCCGTTGGTGGCCCCGGGTCCGTACgtgtggctgctgctgggcagcgCCCTTTGGCTGCCGGGGGGTGAGGGaaggacccccccccccggagtgggggggctttggggggggccttgtccccatcctgggtgttttggggttcATAGATGCGGCTCTGATGTGcttttggggggcagagggggcatCGCTGCGGCCGTTGGCACAAATCAGCCCCGGGGGGGTATGGCCCCAAAATGTccctttgggggtggggggtagAAATGTCCCCACTGAGGATttggggacggggggacggaCGGGGGTCGGTGGCTTCGCCCCGCTCCCTCCCAATCACCCGAGGAGCCGCCGCGCTGATGatggagggatttggggggtgggaaaaggcgggggggggtcACTCTATAGGTGACACAGCCAGGTAACGTATACACTGTCACCTCCCAGGGTCCCCCACCACatccctccccccgccccgccgctctcCATCCCTACCGGGGCGAGGACCGAAATGGGGGTGACGGCATCGGCGCGGGGACAGAGGCCACCGCCACGTCGTGTGTTGTGTCCcctcccgtcccgtcccccccccgccacggTGCCTGGCCCCCCCGGGTGatttggggacacgggggtggcAGTGGTGGGACACACACCTTTATTGCACAcggagagcagcaggcagcgggcgcggggagggggcacagcgGCGACGCTcggggggggctgagggggctgcgaccccccccatccccctcatcccctttttttggggggggggggggggtctccctGAGTTTCCCCATCCGTAACCCtgagccccccctcccccgggtTGGCTCAATACTGGTGGTGCCCGAAGGAACCTCGTACCGgggtgggcgggggggggtgtcccccccccgcaatgtccccacgtcccccccatGTCCATCACAGCAGGTTCTTGTTGCGTTTCGGGACGATCTTCCTCACCGTCCGGCGCTCGGAGATGTTCCTCTTGACGCGGATGGCGGGGGTGACGGGGGGCTCGGGGACAAGCGAGGGGCTGGAGTGGGCTTTGGTCAAGGTGGGGGGGTCCAGGGGGGCCACCGCCGGCCCCGCTTGGGCTTCCCACCCCTCCAGGTCCTGGGCGCCGGCGCTGATCCACGTCTCCAGCACCTGCACGTAGGTCTCATAGCGACGTCTCTggcagggggaagagaaggatggGATGGGCACCACCttgggggtgtccccatgtccccggtgtcccctaCAGCGGCCTCTCTGCCgtggggaagagaaggatggGATGGGCCACCACCGTGgcgatgtccccatgtcccccgtgtcccctgtaGCGGCCTCTCTGCCGTGGGGAAGATAAGGATGGAGATGGGCCACCACCGTGgcgatgtccccatgtccctggtgtcccctaCAGCGGCCTCTCTGCCATGGGGAAAAGAAGGATGGAGATGGGCCACCACCACAgggatgtccccatgtccctcgtGTCCCCTATAGCGGCATCTCTGctgtggggaagagaaggatggGATGGGCCACCACTGTGcggatgtccccatgtccctcgtGTCCCCTGCAGTGGCCTCTCTGCCATGGGGAAAAGAAGGATGGAGATGGGCCACCACCACAgcgatgtccccatgtcccccgtgtcccctgtaGCGGCCTCTCTGCCATGGGGAAGATAAGGATGGAGATGGGCCACCACCGTGgcaatgtccccatgtccctggtgtcccctaCAGCGGCCTCTCTGCCATGGGGAAAAGAAGGATGGAGATGGGCCACCACCACAgggatgtccccatgtccctcgtGTCCCCTATAGCGGCATCTCTGctgtggggaagagaaggatggGATGGGCCACCACTGTGcggatgtccccatgtccctggtgtcccctaCAGCGGCCTCTCTGCCgtggggaagagaaggatggGATGGGCCACCACCGTGgcgatgtccccatgtcccccgtgtcccctttGGTGGCATCTCTGCCgtggggaagagaaggatggGATGGGCCACCACCGTGgcgatgtccccatgtccccggtgtcccctaTAGTGGCATCTCTGCCATGGGGAAGATAAGGATGGGATGGGCCACCACCACAgggatgtccccatgtcccccgtgtccctgggtgtcccaTACAATGAAATTAGGCACTGCTCTGCCCCACCTCGTAGAGCAGATACTCCTTCTTCAGGCGGTACTCGTCCAGGTCGCGGGCTCGTCCCCGCTTTTCGGGGAGGTTGCGTTGATGCTCGAAGAGCTCCTGGGCCACCCGCTCCATCCACGCCTCGTGGGAGcggtgctgctcctcctgcccccgggGAGAAGGTGTGGGGAGGGTGGGTGAtggtgggcacccatgggtgcccccacccaccccatcGCGGCAGCGGGGGCTCACCGGGGAGCTGCggctgggggcggcggggaggatGGGGCGGACGAAGCGGCGCTGGGAACCGACGGCGGCGGGAAAGGGGGGCGAGGAGAAGAGGGCGGCCACCAAGTTGATGCGGGAGATCCAGGAGAACATCTCCTCCGGCGTCCTACCGTCAACGTACGAGGTCATGGGTGATGTCACCACCCCTGGGGACATCGCtatccccccacaccccccaagGTGGGGGTACTCACGGGGCTTGGAAGAGGAAGACGCGCCAGTCGGCCGTCTGCAGGCGGAAGACGTTGGGGCGCTTGGTGTATTTGCTGGCGTGCTCGGCCAAGGCGTGGTGAACCCTCAAGGGCTCCTCGGCCTCAggtcctccctcctcctggggGGCCGGGAAGTGTCCCGGCTCGGGGGGACGGCGGGGGACCCCCGTTCGCCCCCCAGGTTTGAGGAAGTAGAGGACCGTTCCCTTTAGCACAGCCTGGAAGGGTTTCCAGCCTCGTCTGCCCCATGgcgctgggaggggaaggagaaatttGGGGGCATGGATGGTTGGACCCCAAAAGAtaccccccccacacacacccccccggCTCCAACAGACCCTGGTGTTGCACCCCCGATGGACCCCAAATGGCCCCACatctgccccccaccccggaGATGGGCAACCCCAAATCTGCCTCCGTAGACCCCAACGGACCCCAAAATTACCCTCCTGGCTCCCAGGAGAGGCTGAGCGCCCCCAGATCTGTCCCCCCAAGCCTAAAATACCCCAAATctgccccccgcctcccccggccctAATAGACCCCAAATCTGCCTCCCTGGATCCCAAAGCACCCCAAATTCCCCCTGGACTCCCAATCtgcccccaaaccaccccaaatcTGCCCCCTGGgccccaaaccaccccaaatccccctggaCACCCCAAAACTCCCAAACCTGcccccaaatcaccccaaaTCTGCCCCTCTGGgccccaaaccaccccaaatccccctggacaccccaaaaccccaaacctgcccccAAGCCACCCCAAATCTGCCCCCTGGgccccaaaccaccccaaatccccctggacaccccaaaaccccaaacctgcccccaaaccaccccaaatctgccccctggaccccaaaccaccccaaatccccctggacaccccaaaaccccaaacctgccccaaaccaccccaaatccccctggataccccaaaacccccaaacctgcccccaaaccaccccaaatctgccccctggaccccaaaccaccccaaatccccctggacaccccaaaaccccaaacctgcccccaaaccaccccaaatctgccccctggaccccaaaccaccccaaatccccctccaGTGCCCCCACTCACTTTTCTTGCCGTCAGCCTCGGCCAGCACCTTCCTGGCCAGCCAGCCCCGGCGGTAGGTGACGGCCCCGGTCCCCCCCGGCAGGTCCACGAAGGGGTTGCTCTTCTTACGGCCCGGGGGGCCAGgctgccccccccgcctcttcctcgtcctcctcctcctcctcatccctaCGGGGTGCTCAGCATCACGgggtgcccccccaccccatatCCCCCCACCCCATAACCCCATACTCACGCCGCCCACGCCAGCTTCTCACTGCGGATGGAGCTGTAGagagcctgggggggggggaaaagtgGGGTTCGGGGGGGGTccaggggtgtccccccccTTTTCCAGCCtcacagacaccccccccccccaaataccTTCAGCTGCTCCCGGGGGAAATCCTGCCCGTCCATCATCCCGCTCAGGTTAGCCACGAATTCGGCGCTGGTCATGGCACGGCCGAGGCGCTGCGGGAGTGGGGGGGGTGCGTGGGTGCGTGGGTGTcgtgggtgtgtgtgtgtcccccccataATTTTGCACACACTCCTCAAAGCACCCCAAAAATGCAGGGTGTGgatttttggggtccccccccttTCCTCACCTGCCCGTGGAGGTCGGTGTTCAGCAGCATGATGGCACAGGTCAGGGAGTGCACGGCGTCTGgtgggggggcgtggggggtcagggtggggtCCCCCCCGGGTGAGGACACCCATCACCGTGAACCTCCATGGGTGCAGCTGGGGGTGCCCCATAGTGCTGGGAGGGGTGGGTGGCggttggggaaactgaggcacggcgtggggttggggtggggaggtaaaggagctgggggggggggcaggatcTGGGGGTGTATGGGGGGCCTGGggtgctccccctccccctcgcAGGGTCTcacctggggaggggaaggcgcCGGGTTGCAGTGATGGTAACGCCGGGAGAAGTGGCCGAGGATGCGCTCGCGCTCCTGCGTCTCGCCCGTCAGCACCAGCGCCTGCAGGAAGGACCTGGGGGCCCCCCGTGATGGCAGCGGGACCCCAAAACACCTgccctccccaggacccccagactctggctgccccctgccccctgcccctgtAATCCACTCCTCCAGACCCCAAATCTCCCCCCTCTACCGCCTGGCAGACCCCAAAtctgccccccacccctacAGACCCCAGAtctgccccccacccctacAGACCCCAATCCCCCCCCCGGACCCCAAAAGAGCCCAAAGTTGCCTCCCAGGACCCCGAGGGACTCCAAATGCCCCCACatctgccccccacccccccaaaggAAGGCAGCCCCCAAATTGGCCTCTGTAGACCCCAATGGACCCCCAAATTACCCTCCTGGACCCCACGAGAGGCTGAGAGCCCCAAatctgcccccccagccccaaaacaccccaaatcTGCCCCCATGGACCCCAGCAGACCCCAAATCTGCTCCCGGACCCCTAAACAACCCAAATCTGCCCCTCCTGGACCCAAAAGACGCCAAACCTGCCCCACCagaccccaaaacacccccaatttgcccccccagccccaaaacaCTCCACATCTGCCTCCCCGGACCCTAAACCCCCCAAATCTGCCCCCTCCAGACCCCCAAACACTCCAAATCTGCCTCCTTAGACCCCAAATTTGCTCCCCTGGACCCTCCATCACCCCCAAtctgcgccccccccccccccccggacaacaccacccccaaaccaccccaaatctctcctcctcccagctccaaCAGCCCCAtgtgtccgtccccccccccccagatcccAGCTATCGATTTGGGGTACCAAAACTCCCTTTGTCCCCCCaaatttccccccccccccaatcacTACCTGAGCGCCTGGTCCAGCGTCTGGCCGCCGAAATGGAAGAAGTCCAGGTACTCCTGGGCCACCATCCCGCTGAATTcattgctgggggggggggacaggagcGTGGGGGGTCCCTaacccagggacccccaaagggtccgtgtgtgtcccccccccatcctTACTTCTTGCGGAGGAACGCGGCCACCTGGGACCTCTTGAAGCCGTCGAGGTGGAAGAGGCGGGCGGCCAAACGCTGCGCCTCCCCCCGCCGGCCCTGTCCCCCGTTTGCCAGCACCGGTGTCACCGCGGGCCCCCCCGGCGGGCACCTGGGGGGGGCAAGAGGGAGGGtcggggggagcgggggggggtccccttaactctgccccgCTGGCTGGGGTGGCtctgggaggggatggggggttgggggaaatggggggtttgggggctggagggggctgggggtggacAGGGGACTGGGGGGTGGTTgggggacagacagacagacaggtggggtttgggggtgtcaGCCAGCGCGGGGGGTCCCTTAACTCTGCCCCGCTGGctggggtggcactgggaggggatgggggttggggggaaacgggggtctgggggggatggagggggctgggggtggagggagtctgtgggggacggggaatggggggcaGATGGACagatggggggctgggggaccagTGGGTGTTTGGGGGACAGACAGGCACACGGGGGCAGGGGACACAGAGAGGTgttgggggggcaggggttCGGGgacagggtttggggggcagaTGGACAGacgggggctgggggacagacGGGGCTTTGGGATGGGATTTGGGGGCAGAGGGCAAGGGAGGGAGGCGCCCGCGGGAccggggatgctggggaggcCACGTGGCCGGCGCCGGCGTCCctcacccatgggtgctggcgGGGGTCCGGCGGGGCTCCTCGCCCGTCTCGGGGGGCAGCTCCTCCACGGCGGGGTGCGGTGgcggggtggcgggggggggccccTGCGCCACTTCCCCCGGGCAGGAAGCGCCCGGGGACGCCGACAGCCAGGCACAGCCGGGTCCCGGGAggggggggcccccccggccccccccgaTACCGCCCGGGCCCGGGGGACCCCGCGGCGGCAGGGAGGagagtggggagggggctgggggagatcCAGGGGtgccagggggctggggggctggtaCCCCTTCCCAGGGGATGgtatgggggctgggggctggggggctggggagttTGAGGGGGtcagggggttgggggggctGGTACCCCCTTCCCACGGGCTGatatgggggctggggggctggggagatcTAGGGggtcaggggctggggggctggtaccccttcccacgggctgatatgggggctggggggctgggggagatctagggggtcagggggctggggggctggtaCCCCCTCCCTGGGTCAACTCTGGGGGCCAAGGGCTTGGCGGGGGCTGGTACCCCCTCTTTGGGGCAAATCTGGGGGGCCGAGGGCCTGGCGGGGGCTGGTaccccctcccagggctggctTTGGGGGtcgggggctggggaggggcagaTCCTGGTCTCCCTCCTGAGGCCACAGCTGGGGGtaagcagggctggggggaccccgTCACCCCCCTGGGATAAGCTCCAGAgggggggctccgggggtccCGGTCCCCCATTCTGGCTCCAGCTgtaggggctgggggtccccagatTCCAGGGGCAGATCCGGGGGTCGGAAAGCGCCAGGCCTGGGGGTCGGGGGAGTCCTGGGGGGAGAAGACAcagcgggggcggggggtccccaTCAGCATCagtgcccccccccaaaaaaaaaaaccaaccccccaaGGCTGGGGGTCCCGCACTCACCCCGCTCCGCGGCGCTGTCGACGTCCCCTCCTGCGGGGCGGCACccaaggggtgggggggggcgggcgggggggggacacccccgtccctccccggtgccccccgAGGTGTCGTCCCCCTCGGTGATGAGCAGCGGCGGCAGGGCGGCGCCGTGGGGCCGGTAGACGGGCACCCGccgggcacccatgggtgccagcACCCGGCTCTGGAAGAGGGGGTTGGTGTGGAAGTggggctcctcctcctccagatCTTCCTCTTCCTCGGCGTCTTCCTCCCGGGAGGAGCAGCCATCGTCATCGTCATCAtcattctcctcttcctcctcgcTGCATTCGGGGTCCCGGTGGTCGGGTGAGGTGGTCCCACCCGTGGGCATGAAGTCGGGTGAGGTGATCCCATCCACGGGCGTGTTCTCCTGGGAGATGGTCCCATCCGTGGGCGTGGACTTGGGCGAGATGATGGTCCCATCCGTGGTCATGGCCTTGGGTGAGGTGCTCCTACCCATGGGGACGTGCTCCTGCGAGATGGTCCCATCCGTGGGGACAGACCTGGGCCAGGTGCTCTCATCCATGGGCACGGACTTGTAGGAGATGGTCCCATCCGTGGGGACAGACCTGGGCCAGGTGCTCTCATCCATGGGCACGGACTTGTAGGAGATGGTCCCATCCGTGGGCACATGCTCAGGCGAGATGCTCCCGTCTGAGGGCACGGACTCGGACGAGTTGGTCTCATCTGTGGGTGTGGACTTGGGCGATATGGTCCCATCTATTGGCACATGCTCCTGCAGGACGCTCTCATCCACGGGTACGGACATGGGGGAGATGCTCCCATCCATGGACATGGACCTGGGTGAGATGTTCCCATCTGTAGGCACACGGTCACGGTGCTCGTTTGAGATGCTCCCACCCATGGACGCGTGCGAGATGCTCTCATATGCGAATCCCCAGCCTCGGTGCTCATGCAAGATGCTCCCATCCACGGGGATGGACTTGGGTGAGATGGTCCCATCTGTTGGTACGTGCTCACGCAAGACACTCCCGTCCGTAGACACGTGGAAGGTGGTCTCGTATGTGGATCCATGGCCTCGGTGCTCATGGAAGATGCTCTCATCCGTGGGCACGGACTTGGGTGAGATGTTCTTATCCGTGGGCATGGACGTGGGTGAGATGTTCTTATCCGTGGGCATGGACGTGGGTGAGATGCTCCCACCTGTAGACATATGGAAGATGTTCTCATAAGTGGATCTACAGCCTTGGTGCTCATGGAGGACGCCTTCATCCATCGGCATGAACTCGGGCGAGACGCTCCCGTCTGCAGGCACGCGGCCGTGGTGCTCGTGTGAGATGCTCCCACCCGTGGACGCGTGGAAGACGGTCTCGTGCGCGGATCCGCGGCCTCGGTGCTCGTGCGAGACGCTCTCATCCGTGGACGTGGACTCGGCTGAGACGGTCCCGTCCTCGGGCACGCGCTCACGCGAGACGCTCCCGTCTGCAGGCACGCGGCCACGGTGCTCGTGCGAGACGCTCCCACCCGTGGACGCGTGGAAGACGCTCTCGCGCGTGGATCCACGGCCCTGGTGCTCGTGCGAGACGCTCCCACCCGTGGGCGTGAACTTGGGCGAGACGCTCCCGTCCGTGGGCACGCGCCGGTACGAGACGCTCTCCTCTGTAGACCCGGGACCACGCCGCTGGCGCGAGCCGCTCCGCGCCGTGGCGGCGTCCCCGTGGCCGTGGTGCCGGACGTCCTGGGGCGCGCGGTGGCGGTCACCGCCGTCCGGCTGCCCCTCGAtggctccctgcagctcccagacGCAGAGCTGGGCTCGCACCAGGCTGGCCCAGAAGACGTCGGTGCCACCGGCTGCCACGGCGGGTGCCACGCCGGAAGAGGTCACCCCCTCGGCACCCGCCCCGGAGAAGACGATGGCGTCCTGCGCCGCCAGGACCCCGGcgggggtggcggcggcgggggtgcCCGCCGGCTCCATGGCGCGGTGCCCGCCGCTACGGCCGCCTGCCCGGCGtgcgcaggcagctgcccgtcCTGC is a window encoding:
- the LOC140643831 gene encoding LOW QUALITY PROTEIN: PH and SEC7 domain-containing protein 4-like (The sequence of the model RefSeq protein was modified relative to this genomic sequence to represent the inferred CDS: inserted 3 bases in 2 codons) — its product is MVAQEYLDFFHFGGQTLDQALRSFLQALVLTGETQERERILGHFSRRYHHCNPAXFPSPDAVHSLTCAIMLLNTDLHGQRLGRAMTSAEFVANLSGMMDGQDFPREQLKALYSSIRSEKLAWAADEEEEEDEEEAGGXQPGPPGRKKSNPFVDLPGGTGAVTYRRGWLARKVLAEADGKKTPWGRRGWKPFQAVLKGTVLYFLKPGGRTGVPRRPPEPGHFPAPQEEGGPEAEEPLRVHHALAEHASKYTKRPNVFRLQTADWRVFLFQAPTPEEMFSWISRINLVAALFSSPPFPAAVGSQRRFVRPILPAAPSRSSPEEQHRSHEAWMERVAQELFEHQRNLPEKRGRARDLDEYRLKKEYLLYERRRYETYVQVLETWISAGAQDLEGWEAQAGPAVAPLDPPTLTKAHSSPSLVPEPPVTPAIRVKRNISERRTVRKIVPKRNKNLL
- the LOC140643759 gene encoding uncharacterized protein, producing the protein MEPAGTPAAATPAGVLAAQDAIVFSGAGAEGVTSSGVAPAVAAGGTDVFWASLVRAQLCVWELQGAIEGQPDGGDRHRAPQDVRHHGHGDAATARSGSRQRRGPGSTEESVSYRRVPTDGSVSPKFTPTGGSVSHEHQGRGSTRESVFHASTGGSVSHEHRGRVPADGSVSRERVPEDGTVSAESTSTDESVSHEHRGRGSAHETVFHASTGGSISHEHHGRVPADGSVSPEFMPMDEGVLHEHQGCRSTYENIFHMSTGGSISPTSMPTDKNISPTSMPTDKNISPKSVPTDESIFHEHRGHGSTYETTFHVSTDGSVLREHVPTDGTISPKSIPVDGSILHEHRGWGFAYESISHASMGGSISNEHRDRVPTDGNISPRSMSMDGSISPMSVPVDESVLQEHVPIDGTISPKSTPTDETNSSESVPSDGSISPEHVPTDGTISYKSVPMDESTWPRSVPTDGTISYKSVPMDESTWPRSVPTDGTISQEHVPMGRSTSPKAMTTDGTIISPKSTPTDGTISQENTPVDGITSPDFMPTGGTTSPDHRDPECSEEEEENDDDDDDGCSSREEDAEEEEDLEEEEPHFHTNPLFQSRVLAPMGARRVPVYRPHGAALPPLLITEGDDTSGGTGEGRGCPPPARPPPPLGCRPAGGDVDSAAERGLPRPPGLALSDPRICPWNLGTPSPYSWSQNGGPGPPEPPLWSLSQGAPSPLSSLPPRGPPGPGGIGGGRGGPPLPGPGCAWLSASPGASCPGEVAQGPPPATPPPHPAVEELPPETGEEPRRTPASTHGCPPGGPAVTPVLANGGQGRRGEAQRLAARLFHLDGFKRSQVAAFLRKK